TTAAGCAGAATTCTGAAGATAATGATGTACTTGTTTCGATGCATGCGCCATATTACATAAATTTATCATCAAACAAAGATGATGTGATAGAAAGATCCATTCAAAGGTTGGTTCAAGCTGCAAAGGCTTCAGAATGGATGGGTGCTTATAGAACTGTTTTCCACCCCGGATTTTATACTAGTTACACTTCAAACGAGGCTATGGATCGATGTAAAAATGCTATAAAGCAGATTATGGATAAATTGGAGGTTCTTGGGGTTGAAAATTACTATTTTGCACCGGAAACCACAGGAAAAAGGTCTCAACTTGGCAATTTGGATGAGATAATAGAAATTTGCAGGTCATTTGATCATTTTGAACCAACAGTGGATTTTGCTCATGTATATGCAAGATCTAGGGGAAAAATTAATAAACGGGAAGATTACAATCAAATCTTTCAGAAACTTGAGGATGAATTAGGGATTAAATCTCTTCATTCTCATTTCACACATATAGAATACACAGATGCTGGAGAAAGAAAGCATCATAAACTCTTAGATGATGATTATGGTCCTCCTCTCCAACCATTTATTGAAGAAATTGCTGAGTGCGGTTGGAACATTACAGTGATATGTGAAAGTCCACTAATTGATCAAGATGCTCTTTTAATGAAAAAGATGTACAGCCAGTTTTTGGCAAATAAAAAAAAAGATATAACACCAAAAAGATAACCTCTAAAACAACTCAATTTTATTTAAGAAGGTTTTACTTTATCCTGATGTAAACTTCTGAATAAAATGTTACATTAATAATATCATTGGAAAAATAATCAATATTAATGAAAGTAAATCATTGTTGTCTATAAAAATAATTATTTTTCATTTTTTTCAATATTATTTTGAGAACAAAAGTTTTTTATCCATTGCAATATACAGTATGTTCATATAGTATTGATTCTAAAAGTATAGCAAATCAACAAATATTTGATATTCACAAATTTATACATTCAATTTGAATAAAATTTACTAAATATAAAAAACGGTAGGTATCCTAGTGAAACTGAATAATATAACTCCTG
This sequence is a window from Methanobacterium sp. SMA-27. Protein-coding genes within it:
- a CDS encoding TIM barrel protein, with translation MSNVRFGPAGRPINFKGNAKDACSYIKEEGLEAYEYQATYGVKISKQSAIELKQNSEDNDVLVSMHAPYYINLSSNKDDVIERSIQRLVQAAKASEWMGAYRTVFHPGFYTSYTSNEAMDRCKNAIKQIMDKLEVLGVENYYFAPETTGKRSQLGNLDEIIEICRSFDHFEPTVDFAHVYARSRGKINKREDYNQIFQKLEDELGIKSLHSHFTHIEYTDAGERKHHKLLDDDYGPPLQPFIEEIAECGWNITVICESPLIDQDALLMKKMYSQFLANKKKDITPKR